One genomic region from Jilunia laotingensis encodes:
- the cysS gene encoding cysteine--tRNA ligase: protein MEHQLTIYNTLDRKKELFVPLHAPHVGMYVCGPTVYGDAHLGHARPAITFDVLFRYLTHLGYKVRYVRNITDVGHLEHDADEGEDKIAKKARLEQLEPMEVVQYYLNRYHKAMDALNVLPPSIEPHASGHIIEQIELVGKILEAGYAYESEGSVYFDVVKYNKDFNYGKLSGRNLDDMLNTTRELDGQSEKRNPADFALWKKAQPEHIMRWPSPWSDGFPGWHAECTAMGRKYLGEHFDIHGGGMDLIFPHHECEIAQSVASQGDDMVHYWMHNNMITINGQKMGKSLGNFITLEEFFTGSNKILSQAYTPMTIRFFILQAHYRSTVDFSNEALQAAEKGLQRLMEAVDNLEKITPSAHSTVNVKDIRTKCYEAMNDDLNTPIVIANLFEGAKMINTIIAGNDTITAEDLKDLKETFHLFSFDVLGLKEETGSSDGREAAYGKVVDMLLDQRMKAKANKDWATSDLIRNELTALGFEIKDTKDGFEWRLNK, encoded by the coding sequence ATGGAACATCAACTGACCATTTACAACACTTTAGATAGGAAAAAAGAGTTGTTCGTGCCATTGCACGCACCTCATGTAGGGATGTACGTTTGCGGGCCGACCGTATACGGTGATGCCCATTTGGGACATGCACGTCCGGCAATCACCTTCGACGTACTCTTCCGTTATCTCACTCACCTGGGATATAAAGTACGTTATGTGCGCAACATCACAGATGTCGGCCATCTGGAACATGATGCCGATGAAGGAGAAGACAAGATTGCCAAGAAAGCCCGTTTGGAACAGTTGGAACCGATGGAAGTGGTGCAATATTACCTAAACCGCTATCACAAAGCGATGGATGCCCTCAACGTCCTTCCACCCAGCATCGAGCCTCACGCATCGGGACATATCATCGAGCAAATCGAACTGGTGGGAAAGATCTTGGAAGCAGGCTATGCCTATGAAAGCGAAGGCTCGGTATATTTCGACGTAGTCAAATATAACAAGGATTTCAATTACGGCAAGCTTTCCGGACGCAATCTGGACGATATGCTGAACACCACCCGCGAACTGGACGGACAGAGCGAGAAACGCAATCCCGCTGACTTTGCCTTGTGGAAGAAAGCACAACCGGAACATATCATGCGCTGGCCTTCCCCATGGAGCGATGGTTTCCCGGGATGGCATGCCGAATGTACGGCTATGGGACGTAAATACCTGGGCGAACATTTCGACATTCACGGGGGAGGAATGGACTTGATATTCCCGCACCATGAATGTGAGATCGCACAATCGGTAGCTTCACAAGGTGACGATATGGTACATTACTGGATGCACAATAACATGATCACTATCAACGGTCAGAAGATGGGTAAGTCATTGGGCAACTTTATCACATTGGAAGAGTTCTTTACCGGTTCCAACAAGATATTGTCTCAGGCTTATACTCCGATGACGATCCGTTTCTTCATCCTTCAGGCGCACTACCGCAGCACGGTAGACTTTAGCAATGAGGCATTGCAGGCTGCCGAAAAAGGGCTTCAGAGACTGATGGAAGCTGTGGACAATCTGGAAAAGATCACTCCGTCAGCCCATTCAACCGTAAACGTAAAAGATATACGCACCAAATGCTACGAGGCGATGAACGATGATCTGAATACACCGATAGTCATTGCCAACTTGTTTGAAGGTGCAAAGATGATCAATACCATCATCGCTGGAAACGACACGATCACCGCTGAAGACCTGAAAGACCTGAAAGAGACTTTCCACCTGTTCAGCTTCGATGTCTTGGGACTGAAAGAAGAAACAGGTTCATCCGATGGACGTGAAGCCGCTTACGGCAAAGTGGTAGACATGCTGCTGGATCAGCGTATGAAGGCAAAGGCGAATAAAGACTGGGCAACTTCGGACTTGATTCGCAACGAACTTACCGCATTGGGATTTGAGATCAAAGATACGAAAGACGGATTTGAGTGGAGACTGAATAAATAA
- a CDS encoding TonB-dependent receptor, with product MKSILLFIFSTACFLSTYAQELHYIKGNVTDEKHKPLPYVAVTLSDPDSILIKGAVTDSTGHFTFNNIERGKYIFTAKSMGFEDFSNPIVMEGKDIDMPDILLRTSNFLLDEVEVKGREFIRKEDFMLIIPGKQQSKHATTGYDLLDNLMIPGLDVDKQSGIVKNFNGLVTLYINGRKADFREVKSLRSKDIEKIEYHDAPKGIYAGEIAAINYIIKEYKTGGYLSVDGRQSIGYLNGDYNAIAKMSRGSTTYKFFGGHSMRKVDSTVKELETLNFHDYNITRNKSGNRATTKTNNQYARFDVENSTQKRTLSGKLTLAHSNSPLNFLEENIIYGGRYAGKESSAYIENTQSGWMPNLDLMGKFSIKSNQMFIAYLNTSYSHNNYNRIYRETGFNSATDANEDFYKGLANFMYYIGMKHNNSLSIQLSHLYQNSRSNYTGDYNNKQQLWSAESFFYTSYNQRINQKLSLYAHAGFSMLQYKLLGKDRVDRIGPRLNGRLTIQPKQNQFIQVSFDITSTYPTLDRLNDVELDIDPFIIKRGNPDMDNSIFYQGNAGYNAQFGPINIMVAAFCFYSTNTVAEHYYTDQEKLISSYSSHAGFLLTNMMAEITWKATNNLSIKAKGQWVHSRISKLTHKDHTTWMGSLTMNYYLKDWKFNLFTNLPYKIVDTSLLRKEFKYKTNYGASISWNHGGWSAEIGTNNPFSKNWSITTGLDTEAYQYEQIRYDESLQQTGYISLSYTFDFGKKTDREKNDTNTNINSAILKAY from the coding sequence ATGAAAAGCATATTACTATTCATTTTTTCAACCGCTTGTTTTCTGTCAACATATGCGCAAGAACTCCATTATATAAAAGGTAACGTAACGGATGAAAAGCATAAACCATTGCCATATGTCGCAGTGACACTGTCCGACCCCGATTCTATTCTAATAAAAGGCGCAGTGACGGACTCAACCGGACATTTCACCTTCAATAACATTGAAAGAGGTAAATACATATTCACAGCAAAAAGCATGGGATTCGAAGACTTTTCAAACCCTATCGTAATGGAAGGGAAAGACATCGACATGCCTGACATCCTGCTGAGAACATCCAATTTCCTCCTGGACGAAGTGGAAGTAAAAGGTAGGGAATTCATAAGGAAAGAGGATTTCATGCTGATTATACCCGGCAAACAGCAATCAAAACATGCCACCACAGGATATGATTTACTGGACAACCTGATGATTCCCGGTTTGGACGTGGACAAGCAAAGCGGCATTGTCAAAAATTTCAATGGACTTGTCACCCTGTACATTAACGGACGAAAAGCAGACTTCCGTGAAGTCAAATCCCTTCGTTCCAAAGATATCGAAAAGATAGAATATCATGATGCGCCAAAAGGAATATACGCGGGCGAGATAGCAGCAATTAATTACATCATTAAGGAATACAAGACAGGGGGATACCTCTCTGTGGACGGGAGACAGTCCATAGGATATTTGAACGGGGATTATAACGCAATAGCGAAAATGAGCCGAGGAAGCACGACTTATAAATTTTTCGGCGGACACAGTATGAGAAAGGTGGACAGTACGGTAAAGGAACTTGAAACGTTGAATTTTCACGATTACAATATCACCCGCAACAAAAGCGGCAACAGAGCAACAACAAAAACAAATAACCAATATGCACGTTTCGATGTAGAAAACTCCACACAAAAGCGCACATTATCCGGCAAATTGACCCTTGCGCACAGCAATTCACCACTAAACTTTTTGGAAGAGAACATCATCTACGGAGGCCGATATGCGGGAAAAGAGTCGTCAGCCTATATTGAAAACACACAAAGCGGATGGATGCCTAACTTAGACCTCATGGGCAAGTTCAGTATAAAAAGCAATCAAATGTTCATTGCGTACCTAAATACTTCCTACTCGCACAACAACTACAATCGCATTTACCGGGAAACAGGATTCAACTCCGCAACCGATGCAAATGAAGATTTCTACAAAGGCCTCGCAAACTTTATGTACTATATCGGAATGAAACATAACAATTCGCTATCCATACAACTCAGTCACCTTTATCAAAACAGTAGATCGAACTACACGGGCGACTATAACAACAAACAGCAATTGTGGTCAGCCGAATCCTTCTTCTATACAAGCTACAACCAAAGAATCAACCAGAAGCTCTCGCTCTACGCACATGCCGGTTTTTCGATGTTACAATACAAACTGTTGGGCAAAGATCGTGTCGACCGCATAGGGCCACGACTAAACGGCCGTCTGACAATTCAACCGAAGCAAAACCAATTTATACAAGTCTCTTTTGACATCACAAGCACATATCCCACACTCGATCGGTTGAATGATGTGGAATTGGATATAGATCCTTTTATCATCAAACGAGGGAATCCGGACATGGACAACTCCATCTTCTATCAAGGCAATGCCGGTTACAACGCACAATTCGGCCCCATCAACATCATGGTTGCAGCTTTTTGCTTCTACTCGACAAATACAGTGGCGGAACATTACTATACAGACCAAGAAAAATTAATAAGCAGCTATAGCAGCCATGCCGGATTCTTACTTACAAATATGATGGCAGAAATAACATGGAAAGCGACTAATAACCTCAGCATTAAAGCAAAAGGGCAATGGGTACATAGCCGAATCTCCAAGCTTACTCACAAAGACCATACGACCTGGATGGGCAGCCTTACTATGAATTATTATCTAAAAGACTGGAAATTTAATCTCTTTACAAACCTACCCTACAAAATAGTAGATACTTCTCTATTAAGAAAAGAGTTCAAATACAAGACAAATTACGGTGCTTCCATCAGCTGGAATCATGGAGGATGGTCGGCAGAAATAGGAACGAACAATCCTTTCAGCAAGAACTGGTCGATCACCACCGGATTGGATACAGAAGCCTATCAATATGAACAGATCCGTTATGACGAATCACTCCAACAAACCGGCTACATCAGCCTATCATACACTTTTGACTTCGGGAAAAAGACAGACAGAGAGAAAAATGACACCAATACCAATATCAACAGTGCCATCCTGAAAGCTTATTAG
- a CDS encoding PaaI family thioesterase, protein MTPQEFFNEDLFARKTGVVLMEIGKGYGKAKLEIKKEHLNAGNRTQGGAIFTLADLTLAAAANSHGQLSFSLSSNITFLRASGEGDTLYAEARERYIGRSTGYYQIDITNQKGELIATFESSVFRKDQQVPFTL, encoded by the coding sequence ATGACTCCACAAGAATTTTTCAATGAAGACCTTTTCGCCCGAAAGACAGGCGTTGTATTGATGGAAATAGGTAAAGGATATGGCAAAGCCAAACTTGAAATAAAGAAGGAACATCTGAACGCAGGAAACCGTACCCAAGGAGGAGCGATCTTCACTCTGGCGGATCTCACCTTGGCAGCGGCCGCGAACTCACACGGACAACTCTCTTTTTCACTGTCATCGAACATCACTTTCCTGCGTGCCAGCGGAGAAGGTGACACACTCTATGCCGAAGCGCGCGAACGTTACATCGGCAGGAGTACGGGATACTATCAGATAGATATCACCAACCAAAAGGGAGAACTGATTGCAACTTTCGAGTCAAGCGTATTCCGCAAAGACCAACAGGTGCCTTTTACTTTGTAA